A single Triticum dicoccoides isolate Atlit2015 ecotype Zavitan chromosome 2A, WEW_v2.0, whole genome shotgun sequence DNA region contains:
- the LOC119358077 gene encoding uncharacterized protein LOC119358077 gives MDTPLAATRPASRRSNPVVERKLVELDDCLDKALNSRPRRYDVDARLFPEIQARIDFLRSLIAAERDSHSHSGGRPGHLVEAEERFGVLERAFQQWAQSVVAAATEEEEADQAASESESGSSGGCSCNDSCSGFEFTGPEVAPDPKCSPGSGDAAEAHKEAAAAIEVAPTTGTAARRRWWRRRAALCGAAGVVAVIALAAGLALEFAAVAGPSVTLVPT, from the coding sequence ATGGAcacgccgctggcggcgacgcggcCGGCGAGCCGTCGCTCGAACCCCGTGGTGGAGCGGAAGCTCGTCGAACTTGACGACTGCCTCGACAAGGCGCTCAACTCCCGGCCGCGGCGCTACGACGTGGACGCCAGACTGTTCCCGGAGATCCAGGCCAGGATCGACTTCCTCCGCTCGCTCATCGCCGCCGAGCGGGACAGCCACAGCCACAGCGGCGGGCGGCCGGGGCACCTTGTCGAGGCCGAGGAGCGCTTCGGCGTCCTCGAGAGGGCGTTCCAGCAGTGGGCGCAGAGTGTCGTCGCCGCGGCAACCGAGGAAGAAGAAGCCGATCAGGCGGCGTCCGAGTCCGAGTCCGGGTCGTCCGGCGGCTGCTCATGCAACGACTCCTGCTCCGGCTTCGAGTTCACGGGCCCGGAGGTGGCGCCCGACCCCAAGTGCAGCCCCGGGAGCGGCGACGCGGCGGAAGCACACAAGGAGGCGGCCGCGGCGATAGAGGTGGCGCCCACGACAGGTACTGCCGCTCGGCGGCGCTGGTGGAGACGGCGCGCCGCTCTGTGCGGCGCCGCTGGCGTGGTGGCGGTGATCGCGCTCGCGGCCGGGTTGGCGTTAGAGTTTGCCGCGGTGGCGGGGCCGTCCGTCACCCTTGTTCCGACGTAG